The Nitrospinota bacterium genome has a segment encoding these proteins:
- a CDS encoding GHMP kinase: MKSSAPTRIDLAGGTLDIWPLHLFFDNPPTLNAAIDLYATVEITTRKDKRIVLTSRDLGLSENFSSLGALPDKHPLELIVRTLKFYAPQTGLEISTDCQAPQGSGIGGSSALNIALHGALNRLTGKRYRKPEMIEIAKNIETQVINVPAGCQDYFPAMYGGVRKVVPGVRGTETVKFAISPAELTRHFVLCYTGKPRNSGINNWEVTKKAVDGNRAVILHLKTIRDCALEMERVLSRGKIQNLAPVFSKEWIARKKLAPNISTPQMDKLIRFAMKKGALAAKVCGAGGGGCVAFIVPPAKKQLVSEELTSKGGQVLPFRFVSRPLRVASMNKVG; the protein is encoded by the coding sequence ATTAAAAGCTCTGCTCCTACCCGCATAGACCTGGCCGGAGGAACGCTGGATATCTGGCCTTTGCACCTGTTTTTTGATAATCCTCCCACCCTCAACGCGGCGATCGACCTTTATGCCACCGTTGAAATCACCACCCGTAAAGACAAACGTATTGTTCTGACTTCGCGCGATCTGGGATTGAGCGAAAACTTTTCTTCTTTGGGCGCGCTCCCTGATAAGCACCCCCTTGAACTAATTGTGCGTACGTTGAAGTTTTATGCTCCCCAAACAGGATTGGAAATATCGACGGATTGCCAGGCACCACAGGGATCAGGAATTGGGGGTTCATCTGCTTTGAACATTGCCCTTCATGGAGCGTTGAACAGGTTGACGGGCAAGCGTTACCGTAAACCTGAGATGATTGAAATTGCTAAAAATATTGAAACTCAGGTCATCAATGTTCCTGCCGGCTGTCAGGATTATTTTCCCGCAATGTATGGGGGTGTGCGAAAAGTTGTTCCGGGAGTGCGAGGTACCGAAACAGTGAAGTTTGCTATCAGTCCAGCTGAACTGACTCGGCATTTTGTCCTGTGTTACACCGGTAAACCCCGCAACTCGGGGATTAATAATTGGGAGGTCACAAAAAAAGCGGTAGATGGGAATCGGGCTGTGATCCTTCACCTGAAAACAATTCGTGATTGTGCCCTGGAAATGGAACGGGTTTTGAGTCGAGGAAAAATTCAAAACCTTGCTCCAGTATTTTCCAAAGAATGGATAGCCAGAAAAAAACTGGCCCCCAATATCAGCACTCCTCAAATGGATAAGTTGATACGGTTTGCCATGAAAAAGGGAGCTTTGGCGGCCAAGGTTTGCGGTGCCGGTGGTGGAGGGTGTGTGGCCTTTATCGTTCCTCCAGCCAAAAAACAATTGGTATCGGAAGAACTCACTTCGAAGGGAGGCCAAGTTCTTCCCTTTCGCTTTGTTTCCCGCCCACTCCGAGTGGCGTCAATGAACAAGGTCGGGTAA
- a CDS encoding MMPL family transporter, which produces MLVVLVVGYFASHISSFKLDASAESLVLENDNSLQYYRTISKAYGSDDFLIITYAPFKDLMSNAVLSDLKSLSNELAELERVHSIDSILNVPLLNSPRVEISKLDTDIRTLETPGVDRELARKEFLESPIYKNLLMSPDGKTTIVRINFKRDEKYFSLMYRRNDLREKKEKFGLDKEEEQLFVKARKEFRDYHAQVLDNEDKLIRTVREIMDRHREHAEMFLGGVPMITSDMIGFIEHDLETFGLGVIAFLILMLSLFFKKLRWVALPMGCCIITVVMMVGFLGLMDWRVTVISSNFVSILLIITMSLTIHLIVRYRDINDSNPGQSQKELVWTTIRLMGQPCFYTAITTIVAFVSLIISGIRPVIDFGWIMTIGIALAFSLNFIFFPAALVLLQPEAPGFSKDGTRTFTLAIAAFTNRNRNAILYGSFLIAIVSALGIAKLEVENRFIDHFKSNTEIYQGMEVIDKQLGGTTPLDIVMNPDQKYFDYLKEIEEKNKTKEETFDEDFDDPFAEEAEEVEQNYWFNSNMLDRVELIHDYLESLPEVGKVQSISTLIKVFTQLDKGRKPDDYDLALIRKLMPDNVKDSLVNPYLSPDANQIHINMRLIESDPTLRRSQLIEKIRTHLIEELKFSPEAINFTGMVVLYNNMLQSLYRSQILTIGVVFISIMFMFMILFRSISMAIIGIIPNLLAAGTVLSLMGWMGIPLDMMTITIAAITVGIAVDDTIHYIHRFQTEFKIDQDYLAAMNRCHGSIGKAMYYTSVTITLGFSILALSEFMPTIYFGLLTGAAMVVALIGALTLLPLLIVVFRPLGSPSETQ; this is translated from the coding sequence ATGTTAGTAGTGCTGGTGGTTGGATATTTTGCTTCCCATATCTCTAGTTTCAAACTCGATGCTTCTGCTGAGTCTCTGGTTCTTGAAAACGATAACTCCCTGCAATATTACAGGACTATAAGCAAAGCTTATGGATCTGATGATTTTCTTATCATTACTTATGCTCCATTCAAGGATTTGATGTCCAATGCAGTATTGTCCGATTTAAAATCTTTGAGCAATGAACTTGCTGAACTGGAGCGGGTTCACTCGATAGACAGTATCTTAAATGTTCCTCTGCTGAACAGCCCGCGAGTAGAAATTTCAAAGCTTGACACCGATATCCGAACATTGGAAACACCAGGAGTTGATCGGGAATTGGCCCGCAAGGAATTTCTTGAAAGCCCTATTTATAAAAACCTGTTGATGAGTCCGGATGGCAAAACCACCATTGTCAGGATTAATTTTAAGCGTGATGAAAAATATTTCTCTTTGATGTACAGGCGAAATGACTTGCGTGAAAAGAAGGAGAAATTTGGCCTTGATAAAGAAGAAGAGCAGTTATTTGTCAAAGCCCGGAAAGAGTTTCGGGATTATCACGCTCAGGTTCTTGATAATGAAGATAAACTCATAAGAACCGTTCGAGAAATCATGGACCGGCATCGTGAACATGCAGAAATGTTCCTTGGCGGAGTGCCAATGATCACTTCAGACATGATCGGATTTATCGAACACGATCTGGAAACATTCGGGTTAGGTGTTATCGCATTTTTAATCCTGATGCTCAGCCTTTTCTTTAAGAAATTAAGATGGGTCGCATTGCCAATGGGTTGTTGCATTATTACCGTTGTGATGATGGTGGGCTTTCTAGGCTTAATGGATTGGCGTGTCACTGTAATTTCATCCAATTTTGTTTCGATCCTGCTCATTATTACCATGTCGCTGACCATCCATTTGATAGTGCGTTATCGGGATATCAACGACAGCAACCCGGGTCAAAGTCAGAAAGAGCTGGTCTGGACAACAATCCGCCTAATGGGCCAGCCTTGTTTTTACACGGCAATCACCACCATTGTTGCCTTCGTTTCCCTCATTATAAGCGGAATTCGACCGGTTATTGATTTTGGCTGGATCATGACGATTGGTATCGCCCTGGCATTTAGTTTAAATTTTATCTTTTTTCCTGCTGCTTTGGTTTTGTTACAGCCAGAAGCTCCGGGATTCTCCAAAGACGGCACCCGCACTTTCACACTGGCTATCGCCGCGTTTACCAACCGTAACAGAAACGCGATTTTATATGGTTCTTTCCTTATAGCAATTGTGAGCGCACTTGGAATAGCAAAGCTTGAGGTAGAAAACCGCTTCATCGACCACTTCAAAAGCAATACAGAAATCTATCAGGGTATGGAGGTTATCGACAAACAGTTGGGTGGCACTACACCGTTAGACATTGTCATGAATCCAGACCAGAAATATTTTGACTACCTGAAAGAAATTGAGGAAAAGAACAAGACGAAAGAAGAAACTTTTGATGAAGACTTTGACGACCCTTTCGCGGAGGAAGCAGAAGAGGTTGAGCAAAATTACTGGTTTAACTCTAATATGCTGGACCGGGTAGAGCTAATTCACGACTATCTTGAAAGCCTGCCGGAAGTTGGCAAAGTCCAGTCAATATCCACACTGATCAAGGTTTTCACTCAACTGGACAAAGGCCGAAAACCGGATGATTATGATTTGGCTTTGATCCGCAAGCTCATGCCTGATAACGTAAAAGATTCTCTTGTCAACCCATACCTTTCTCCAGATGCCAACCAGATTCATATTAATATGAGACTGATCGAGTCGGACCCTACACTGAGACGCTCCCAACTGATAGAAAAAATTCGTACCCATCTTATTGAGGAATTAAAGTTCTCCCCGGAAGCCATCAACTTTACTGGAATGGTTGTGCTTTACAATAATATGCTCCAAAGTCTGTACCGGTCTCAGATTCTTACTATAGGTGTGGTTTTTATTTCAATAATGTTCATGTTCATGATTTTATTCAGAAGCATATCCATGGCAATAATCGGCATCATCCCCAACCTGCTTGCAGCGGGAACCGTATTGAGCCTCATGGGGTGGATGGGAATTCCACTGGATATGATGACAATTACCATTGCCGCCATCACAGTGGGAATCGCTGTGGACGACACGATCCATTACATACACCGCTTTCAAACCGAGTTTAAGATCGACCAGGACTATCTGGCTGCCATGAATCGCTGTCACGGAAGCATTGGCAAAGCCATGTATTACACGTCTGTAACCATCACTCTCGGGTTTTCCATACTGGCTCTTTCGGAGTTCATGCCCACAATTTACTTCGGGCTGTTAACCGGTGCGGCAATGGTTGTGGCGCTTATCGGTGCTCTCACCCTGTTACCCCTGCTTATTGTCGTTTTCCGACCCCTCGGCTCCCCGTCGGAGACCCAATGA
- a CDS encoding response regulator: MFSTCSVMIVDDDIFARGIIRHHLTRLGFKNVFEASDGNEALTTLRSAKMQLVIADRYMPVLNGVELYCNMQNFPGLKDIPFIMVTMEDEKGKIEDARNLGICNYLVKPFNADMFDAKIHEVLLQPVNDLAGE; the protein is encoded by the coding sequence ATGTTTTCTACTTGCAGTGTAATGATTGTAGATGATGACATATTTGCGAGAGGGATCATTCGGCATCATTTAACTCGCTTAGGGTTTAAAAATGTTTTCGAAGCCAGTGACGGTAATGAAGCGCTAACTACATTGCGTTCTGCAAAAATGCAACTGGTAATTGCAGATCGTTATATGCCTGTTTTAAATGGGGTTGAACTATATTGTAATATGCAGAATTTCCCGGGTCTAAAAGATATTCCATTTATCATGGTTACTATGGAAGATGAAAAGGGCAAGATTGAAGATGCCAGGAATCTGGGCATTTGCAATTATCTCGTTAAACCTTTTAATGCTGATATGTTTGATGCAAAAATTCATGAAGTTCTACTGCAACCTGTAAATGATCTGGCAGGTGAATAA
- a CDS encoding aminotransferase class V-fold PLP-dependent enzyme: MNLEKIRKEFPVVKELIFFDHARVAPLPARVRNVVTGFVEDATSYGTAHYESWMVEVDRARNNFAQLINADKDEIAFVKNTSEGLSIVANGLDWQTGDNVVIPDIEFPANVYPWWNLKRLGVETRMVPSVEGRILFDDLVKQVDARTKLISISSVECNSGFRCDLNRIGSFCKEKGILFCVDAIQSLGVLPMDVKRDHIDFLSADGHKWMLSVEGLGGFYISRDVLEKVYPVTVGWGNMVNANDFMNYEFTFQPNAQRFEEGSLNTIGIHAFGTALELLLETGIENIEKRVMDLGDEILEQLAGRGLKVYSSTRPEERSGNIAFIMDQDISQLYEWMLKNKV; this comes from the coding sequence TTGAATCTTGAAAAAATAAGGAAAGAGTTCCCGGTGGTAAAAGAATTGATCTTCTTCGATCATGCCCGAGTGGCTCCTTTGCCAGCGAGAGTGCGAAATGTAGTAACAGGGTTTGTGGAAGATGCCACCAGTTATGGAACAGCTCATTATGAATCATGGATGGTTGAAGTCGATCGGGCTCGGAATAACTTTGCCCAACTTATTAATGCCGATAAAGATGAAATTGCATTCGTCAAAAATACATCTGAGGGATTGTCCATTGTAGCCAATGGCCTGGATTGGCAGACGGGCGATAATGTGGTTATCCCGGACATTGAGTTCCCGGCAAATGTTTACCCCTGGTGGAACTTGAAACGCCTGGGGGTTGAAACCCGCATGGTTCCTTCAGTGGAAGGGAGGATTTTATTTGATGATCTGGTCAAACAAGTGGATGCGCGGACTAAGCTGATATCCATCAGTTCAGTAGAGTGCAATAGCGGCTTTCGTTGTGATCTCAACCGCATTGGTTCGTTCTGTAAGGAAAAGGGAATTCTTTTTTGTGTCGATGCCATTCAAAGCCTGGGCGTTCTTCCTATGGATGTGAAACGTGACCATATCGATTTCCTTTCGGCAGATGGACATAAGTGGATGCTCAGTGTCGAGGGGCTGGGAGGGTTTTATATTTCTAGGGATGTTCTTGAGAAAGTATATCCTGTAACGGTGGGGTGGGGGAACATGGTTAATGCAAACGACTTCATGAATTATGAGTTTACATTTCAACCTAACGCGCAACGGTTTGAAGAAGGCTCGCTCAATACCATTGGCATCCACGCGTTTGGCACGGCATTGGAACTTCTACTTGAAACAGGAATAGAAAATATTGAAAAGCGGGTGATGGATTTGGGCGATGAAATTCTTGAACAACTGGCAGGGCGTGGACTAAAAGTTTACAGTTCCACCCGCCCTGAAGAACGTTCGGGAAACATAGCTTTCATTATGGATCAGGATATCAGCCAGCTGTATGAATGGATGTTGAAGAACAAAGTGAA
- a CDS encoding ABC transporter substrate-binding protein has translation MKSFWGCFLVAVSLLLGTGQVVVASEITDDVKGTIDKVLEIVSDENLKKDPVLRRKKLREVIGLRFNYKQMVMRSLAKNYKNRSDKEREEFTGLFKKLLENSYASKIENYQDETINYVGEKVKGKYAMVQTQIVRKDGVIDVDYKLIKDNGQWLVYDFVIEGVSLIRNYKSQFSKIISTESYASLVSKLSKKIDDLEAKKSTDSENL, from the coding sequence ATGAAAAGCTTTTGGGGTTGTTTTTTGGTTGCTGTCTCTTTGCTTTTGGGTACCGGGCAGGTAGTTGTTGCGTCTGAAATTACTGATGATGTGAAAGGGACCATCGATAAAGTTCTCGAGATAGTATCTGATGAAAATCTCAAGAAAGATCCGGTTTTAAGAAGAAAAAAACTGCGTGAGGTGATTGGTCTGCGATTCAACTATAAGCAGATGGTGATGCGCTCACTTGCCAAGAACTATAAAAACCGCAGTGATAAGGAACGCGAAGAGTTCACCGGGCTTTTTAAAAAACTGCTCGAAAATTCCTATGCCAGTAAAATTGAGAATTATCAGGATGAAACCATCAATTATGTGGGCGAGAAGGTTAAGGGAAAATATGCAATGGTTCAAACCCAGATTGTCCGCAAGGATGGAGTGATTGATGTTGATTACAAACTTATCAAGGATAACGGGCAATGGCTCGTCTATGACTTTGTGATTGAAGGTGTCAGCCTGATCCGCAATTATAAATCCCAGTTCTCAAAAATTATCAGTACAGAATCCTATGCATCTCTTGTCAGCAAGTTGAGTAAGAAGATCGACGATCTTGAGGCTAAAAAGTCTACGGATTCTGAAAACCTCTAA